The Planococcus donghaensis genome contains a region encoding:
- a CDS encoding Crp/Fnr family transcriptional regulator — protein sequence MKKETVSGYLEQYNLSTMFPDRVQQAMQLETYIGGSPLFSQGEKSDTLYLLVEGKLKVSRLSPEGKRLILAFKSPFDFVGDIEYIRKCTLINTVEAVTTTTVICIPYDALETNMMNNTEWLQFLLETITHKFELKSHAMNFSLLYPVDVRVASYLLAMTSDDTTLDSTSLVDMADLIGTSYRHLNRVLKQFEEQGWILKKRGKITVINRNSMLNQFGNNIYE from the coding sequence ATGAAAAAAGAAACTGTATCCGGTTACCTTGAACAATATAACTTGAGCACGATGTTCCCAGATCGCGTACAACAAGCCATGCAATTGGAAACCTACATAGGTGGCAGTCCATTGTTTTCACAAGGCGAGAAATCCGACACACTCTATTTGTTAGTAGAAGGAAAATTAAAAGTGTCAAGGCTATCACCGGAAGGCAAAAGACTTATATTGGCATTTAAATCTCCTTTTGACTTTGTTGGAGATATTGAATATATCCGAAAATGTACGCTGATTAATACCGTTGAAGCCGTTACCACAACAACAGTCATTTGTATTCCGTACGATGCGCTGGAAACTAATATGATGAACAACACGGAATGGCTACAGTTTTTGCTAGAGACGATTACCCACAAATTCGAGCTTAAATCGCACGCTATGAATTTCAGTTTGTTGTATCCAGTCGATGTTCGGGTTGCGAGCTACTTACTGGCAATGACATCAGATGATACTACGCTCGACTCGACTTCACTTGTAGACATGGCAGATTTAATCGGCACAAGCTACCGGCATTTGAATCGGGTATTAAAACAGTTTGAAGAACAAGGATGGATTTTGAAAAAGCGTGGAAAAATCACAGTAATTAATCGAAACTCCATGTTAAACCAGTTTGGCAACAACATTTACGAATAG
- a CDS encoding DMT family transporter — MKGIFFALAGGFFLTFQSVANAAISSQIGTWQAATMTQFTGFILALAIVLALKDRSYQQLTQVSPLYASGGMLAAIVLFINMTAIHHLGVTLTIGVFLIAQLITAVLIDSKGWLDMPKKTIGRNQLLGVALMIAGVIVLKW, encoded by the coding sequence ATGAAAGGCATATTTTTTGCATTGGCAGGAGGTTTTTTCCTGACGTTTCAAAGTGTCGCAAACGCCGCTATCAGTTCGCAAATCGGCACATGGCAAGCTGCCACGATGACCCAATTTACTGGCTTTATCTTAGCATTAGCAATCGTCTTGGCATTAAAAGATCGGTCGTATCAACAACTGACTCAAGTCTCTCCACTTTATGCATCAGGCGGTATGCTAGCAGCAATCGTACTGTTTATCAACATGACAGCGATTCACCATTTGGGTGTGACACTGACAATTGGCGTGTTTTTAATTGCACAACTGATCACAGCCGTGCTGATTGACTCTAAAGGTTGGTTGGATATGCCCAAAAAGACCATTGGGCGCAATCAGCTACTCGGTGTTGCCTTAATGATTGCGGGGGTCATTGTCTTGAAATGGTAA
- a CDS encoding 3-hydroxybutyrate dehydrogenase, translating to MVEQKVVIITGSARGIGFEIGKHFAESGAKVVLSDINNEVLQESAQSLRNDGFEAIGVKADVTSESELQNLVAETKKTYGRVDIVINNAGLQHVSPIEEFPTAKYELMLKIMLTAPFILTKTVFPIMKEQGFGRIINISSINGLIGFAGKAAYNSAKHGVIGLTKVAALEGAEHSITVNAIAPGYVDTPLVRGQMADLAKTRNVPIEKVLAEVLLPLVPQKRLLDVAEIADAALYLASNKAKSITGQTIVIDGGYTAQ from the coding sequence ATGGTAGAACAAAAAGTCGTAATTATTACTGGATCTGCTCGCGGTATCGGTTTTGAAATTGGGAAACACTTCGCAGAAAGTGGCGCAAAAGTCGTTTTATCAGATATTAATAATGAAGTGTTACAAGAATCTGCTCAATCACTGAGAAACGATGGCTTTGAAGCAATCGGCGTTAAAGCTGATGTTACTAGCGAGTCTGAGCTTCAAAACTTAGTAGCAGAAACTAAAAAAACTTATGGTCGCGTTGACATCGTCATTAACAATGCTGGCTTGCAGCACGTATCTCCTATCGAAGAATTTCCAACAGCTAAATACGAATTGATGCTAAAAATCATGTTAACTGCGCCGTTCATTTTGACTAAAACAGTTTTCCCAATTATGAAAGAACAAGGATTTGGACGCATTATTAACATCTCTTCTATCAATGGATTGATTGGTTTTGCTGGCAAAGCTGCATACAACAGCGCGAAACACGGCGTTATTGGCTTAACAAAAGTCGCTGCTTTAGAAGGAGCAGAACACAGCATTACAGTTAATGCAATTGCACCAGGTTATGTCGATACACCATTAGTGCGTGGTCAAATGGCTGATTTAGCTAAGACACGTAATGTGCCAATCGAAAAAGTACTAGCAGAAGTTCTTTTACCGCTTGTGCCTCAAAAACGTTTGCTAGACGTTGCTGAAATTGCAGATGCTGCTCTTTATTTGGCAAGCAACAAAGCGAAAAGCATTACTGGCCAAACAATCGTCATCGATGGCGGTTACACAGCACAATAA